A genomic segment from Neobacillus sp. YX16 encodes:
- a CDS encoding ABC transporter ATP-binding protein → MNLIEFKDIVKKYRNKTIIKPFSIDIEAGQLVVFIGPSGCGKTTLLKMINKLIQPSAGKIFVNGKDISNMDAIELRRNIGYVIQNTGLFPHMSIRENLELIPKLKGEDPNRIAEKTEELLHVVGLNPSEFLDRFPKELSGGQQQRVGVARAFSTDSDIILMDEPFSALDPVTRNSLQDELVQMQKELNKTIIFVTHDMDEAIKIADKICILKEGDILQFDTPENILKNPANEFVEGFIGKRRVWNNPELLMAEDIMIPNPVKITTKRTVLQAIEIMKSNKVDSLMVTDKNNILIGLVTLKGIQLLNRNSEIDSVMEKNVLAVTEDSNLISILATMNEHKIGYVPVINHSKQLTGLITRSSILSALSSQLIDLEVAF, encoded by the coding sequence ATGAATTTGATAGAGTTTAAAGATATTGTGAAAAAGTATAGAAATAAAACGATTATAAAGCCCTTCTCGATTGATATTGAAGCAGGTCAACTCGTTGTTTTTATTGGACCCAGCGGTTGTGGGAAAACTACATTATTAAAAATGATTAATAAATTAATTCAGCCATCCGCAGGGAAGATTTTTGTGAACGGTAAGGATATTTCCAACATGGATGCCATCGAGTTGAGGAGAAATATTGGCTATGTTATCCAAAATACAGGTCTCTTCCCTCACATGTCGATTAGAGAGAATTTGGAATTAATTCCAAAACTAAAAGGTGAAGACCCAAATAGAATTGCTGAGAAAACAGAGGAACTTCTCCATGTAGTCGGATTAAATCCTAGTGAATTCTTAGACCGTTTTCCAAAAGAATTAAGTGGTGGACAGCAGCAAAGAGTTGGGGTAGCAAGAGCCTTTTCAACGGATTCAGATATAATTTTAATGGATGAGCCCTTTAGTGCCTTAGATCCCGTAACTAGAAATTCGCTGCAGGATGAACTCGTTCAAATGCAAAAGGAACTCAACAAAACCATCATTTTCGTCACCCATGATATGGATGAAGCCATAAAAATAGCCGACAAGATTTGTATATTAAAAGAAGGCGATATTCTCCAGTTCGACACCCCTGAAAATATTCTTAAGAACCCAGCCAATGAGTTTGTCGAAGGATTTATAGGAAAGAGAAGAGTTTGGAATAACCCTGAATTATTAATGGCTGAGGATATTATGATTCCTAACCCTGTAAAGATTACTACTAAGCGAACCGTATTACAGGCTATTGAGATAATGAAATCCAATAAGGTCGATAGCTTAATGGTAACCGACAAAAATAATATTTTAATAGGCTTGGTGACTTTAAAAGGAATTCAACTACTAAACCGAAATTCTGAGATTGATAGTGTAATGGAGAAAAATGTCCTAGCAGTTACTGAGGATAGTAACTTAATTTCCATTTTGGCAACGATGAATGAACATAAAATTGGCTATGTGCCTGTTATCAATCATTCAAAGCAATTAACTGGACTCATAACGAGAAGCAGTATTTTGTCGGCTTTAAGCAGCCAACTAATTGATTTGGAGGTGGCCTTTTAA
- a CDS encoding glycine betaine ABC transporter substrate-binding protein has product MSDFYNYLSTNYEQILNLLGQHIYLSIISVLVAVIVGIPLGILISRQPKLSKPIIGTTNIIQAIPSLALLGFLIPFIGIGSAPAIVMVVLYSLLPIVKNTYTGLTNIDPDILEAAKGIGLTKSQTMKKVQLPLAFPMIMAGIRISAVTAVGLMTIAAFVGAGGLGYLVFSGVQTVDNYMILAGAIPACILALLIDFVVGKLETKFSYSNKRKSASKSSKKVKRLVIAITSIILVAAGAFTVYSKANAADKIAVGSKNYTEQLILGNMLADLIESNTDIEVERKLNLGGSQVAFSAIKNGDVDMFVEYTGTGLVNILNQSPQSNPDKVYDYVKKEFKEKYGIDMLKPLGFNNTYALAVRQDSAKQYNLNTISDLAKVSEGMIMGPTIEFPNREDGLIGLSKTYNLNFKDVKAIDGGLRYTALDNHKSDVIDAFSTDGLIEEFGLKVLEDDKNFFPPYYAVPIVKEETLKKHPELKEVLNSLAGILTDDKMRKLNYKVDSLKESPAKVAKEFLKEEGLIK; this is encoded by the coding sequence ATGAGTGATTTTTATAACTATTTAAGTACAAACTACGAACAGATACTAAATTTACTAGGTCAACATATTTATTTAAGTATTATTTCTGTCCTCGTTGCGGTTATTGTCGGTATTCCGTTAGGCATTTTAATTTCACGGCAGCCAAAGCTATCTAAGCCGATTATTGGAACAACGAACATTATACAGGCAATACCAAGTTTGGCCCTGCTAGGATTCTTAATTCCCTTCATTGGTATCGGCAGTGCCCCTGCCATCGTAATGGTTGTCCTTTATTCTCTTCTTCCAATCGTAAAGAACACATATACAGGATTAACGAATATAGATCCTGACATTCTGGAAGCCGCCAAAGGTATCGGTCTGACCAAGAGTCAAACAATGAAAAAGGTTCAGCTGCCGTTAGCTTTTCCGATGATTATGGCGGGTATCAGAATTTCTGCAGTAACAGCAGTCGGATTAATGACCATCGCAGCATTCGTTGGTGCAGGAGGCCTTGGTTATCTCGTATTCTCTGGTGTACAGACCGTTGATAATTACATGATTCTTGCAGGTGCAATTCCAGCCTGTATCCTTGCCCTATTAATCGATTTTGTTGTTGGTAAACTTGAAACGAAATTTTCCTACAGTAATAAACGAAAATCAGCATCTAAAAGTAGTAAAAAGGTAAAACGTTTAGTAATTGCAATTACTAGTATTATCTTAGTTGCTGCTGGTGCCTTTACTGTATATTCAAAGGCTAATGCTGCAGATAAAATTGCCGTAGGCTCTAAGAATTACACTGAACAATTGATTCTTGGGAATATGCTGGCTGATTTAATTGAGAGTAATACGGATATTGAGGTAGAAAGAAAACTGAATCTCGGCGGCTCACAGGTAGCCTTTAGTGCTATCAAAAATGGTGATGTTGATATGTTTGTAGAATATACAGGGACCGGACTAGTGAATATTCTTAATCAAAGTCCACAAAGTAATCCTGACAAGGTTTATGACTATGTAAAAAAGGAATTCAAGGAGAAGTATGGTATCGACATGTTAAAACCACTTGGATTCAATAACACCTATGCATTAGCAGTACGTCAAGATAGTGCTAAACAATATAATTTAAATACCATCTCCGATCTTGCTAAAGTAAGTGAAGGCATGATTATGGGTCCTACCATTGAATTTCCAAATCGGGAAGATGGATTAATCGGTCTTTCTAAGACCTACAATTTGAACTTTAAAGATGTAAAAGCAATAGACGGAGGATTGCGCTATACTGCGCTTGATAATCATAAGAGTGATGTCATCGATGCCTTTTCTACTGATGGATTAATTGAAGAATTTGGATTAAAGGTATTAGAGGATGATAAAAACTTCTTCCCTCCTTATTATGCTGTTCCCATTGTCAAAGAAGAGACATTAAAAAAACACCCCGAACTTAAAGAAGTACTAAATTCACTTGCTGGTATACTGACAGATGATAAAATGCGAAAGCTTAATTACAAAGTTGACAGCCTGAAGGAATCACCAGCAAAGGTAGCAAAAGAGTTTTTAAAAGAGGAAGGTTTAATAAAATAA
- a CDS encoding GntR family transcriptional regulator, producing the protein MQRAQIPTYERIAIDLANRIYDGKFKVGERIHGRSTLASEYKVSPETVRRAIKILEDVEIVQSTKGSGIVISSRENAYKYIHRFSNLASIKDLEKEINKLFTERNKIDEQLSESVRKIMDYSTKLRHTNPLAPIEVEVFQGCVHIGKTISEVKFWQNTGGTVIGMKRKGELIISPGPYALILEDDVLLIIGDDETYERVVHFMED; encoded by the coding sequence ATGCAAAGGGCACAAATACCAACTTATGAACGGATAGCAATCGACTTAGCGAATCGAATTTACGATGGTAAATTCAAAGTAGGTGAGAGGATTCATGGAAGATCTACTTTGGCAAGTGAGTATAAAGTTTCTCCTGAGACCGTAAGAAGAGCAATAAAGATATTAGAAGATGTGGAGATTGTTCAATCAACAAAGGGCAGCGGGATTGTTATTTCTTCTCGGGAGAATGCTTATAAATATATACATAGATTTTCGAATTTGGCGAGTATAAAGGACCTTGAAAAAGAAATTAACAAACTTTTTACCGAGAGAAACAAAATCGATGAGCAGCTTTCTGAGTCAGTTAGAAAAATCATGGATTATTCGACAAAGCTGCGACATACCAACCCATTAGCTCCCATTGAGGTAGAGGTTTTTCAAGGCTGTGTACATATCGGCAAGACGATTTCAGAAGTGAAATTTTGGCAAAATACAGGTGGGACCGTGATTGGGATGAAGAGAAAGGGAGAATTAATTATTTCTCCTGGGCCCTACGCATTGATTCTTGAAGACGACGTTCTTCTCATTATTGGGGATGATGAAACCTATGAGAGAGTGGTCCATTTTATGGAGGATTAA
- a CDS encoding VOC family protein codes for MKKELEVTILTKSLTGKKPLAGNNEINQLAFVVRDIEKTSEMFAKLLGIPKPAWFLTGDSEVSKVVFRGKPTNSRSKLVFMNTPTVQFELIEPNEEPGTMREFLDTVGEGIHHIAFDVDSIKVSLPIFEENGYPLLQSGEFTSSDGRYVYVDTLNDHKTLVELLESAEPRGTEPSKEFYESLLGTNKVEQLAIVVKDLDAAADAYCKLLGVEKPQVIQSGPSELTQVVFEGEATEGDSRYMFINTPLLQIELIEPGLSPSTWKKHLETHGEGVHHISFVIKNMDEKIKLLEKMGYPVIQTGNFYNGKGRYAYMDTTSDFKVIIELLERFDS; via the coding sequence ATGAAAAAAGAACTAGAGGTGACCATTTTGACTAAATCGTTAACAGGAAAAAAACCTTTGGCTGGCAATAATGAAATCAATCAACTTGCCTTTGTTGTTCGTGATATTGAAAAGACCTCTGAAATGTTTGCTAAACTTCTCGGGATTCCGAAACCTGCATGGTTCTTAACAGGTGATAGTGAGGTTTCCAAAGTGGTTTTTCGCGGTAAGCCAACGAATTCACGAAGTAAATTAGTGTTTATGAATACACCAACCGTGCAATTTGAACTAATCGAACCAAACGAAGAACCTGGTACAATGCGAGAATTTTTAGATACAGTGGGAGAAGGAATACATCATATTGCCTTTGATGTGGATTCTATTAAGGTAAGCCTTCCGATTTTTGAAGAAAATGGATATCCATTACTCCAAAGTGGTGAATTTACTTCAAGTGACGGAAGGTATGTATATGTGGATACCTTGAATGACCATAAAACGCTGGTAGAACTTCTTGAAAGTGCTGAACCAAGGGGTACAGAGCCAAGTAAAGAATTCTATGAATCTTTGCTCGGGACTAATAAGGTTGAGCAGCTGGCGATTGTTGTAAAGGATCTCGATGCAGCAGCAGATGCTTACTGTAAACTACTAGGGGTTGAAAAACCACAAGTTATTCAATCAGGACCAAGCGAGCTTACTCAGGTTGTTTTTGAAGGAGAGGCAACCGAAGGTGATTCTAGATATATGTTTATTAACACTCCGCTGCTTCAAATTGAATTAATTGAGCCAGGTCTTTCTCCTAGCACTTGGAAAAAACACCTTGAAACGCATGGAGAAGGTGTTCATCATATTTCGTTTGTAATTAAAAATATGGATGAAAAAATTAAGCTTCTAGAGAAAATGGGGTATCCCGTTATTCAAACGGGGAATTTCTATAATGGAAAAGGCAGATATGCTTATATGGATACCACCTCGGACTTTAAAGTAATCATTGAATTACTAGAAAGATTTGATTCATAA
- a CDS encoding SDR family NAD(P)-dependent oxidoreductase: MAQLSGKSVYLTGGASGIGKAVTEAFVKEGAVLTVLDKSLEGLNQLKQQFGDSVQCIEGDVTNYQAHADAVRMAVEAFGKLDVFVANAGVFDGFAKFQTVTPEAMSNAYDFLFDINVKGYFNGAKASVEELKKTGGNMIFTVSGAGFYPDGGGVWYTASKHAQIGLLRQLAFELAPDIRVNAVAPGGTLTALNVISPLQPFVKMVDNETKEKSIKSRNPLRIAMSSEDHVGAYLLLASDKARAITGEVISSDGGLSVRGLG; the protein is encoded by the coding sequence ATGGCTCAGTTAAGTGGTAAATCAGTTTATTTGACTGGTGGTGCTTCTGGTATCGGAAAGGCAGTAACAGAAGCTTTTGTGAAAGAAGGAGCAGTGCTTACCGTTCTCGATAAATCATTAGAGGGACTGAATCAACTAAAGCAGCAGTTTGGTGATTCTGTGCAATGTATCGAGGGAGATGTTACGAATTATCAAGCACATGCTGATGCAGTTCGGATGGCCGTGGAAGCATTTGGGAAGTTAGATGTTTTTGTTGCGAATGCTGGTGTTTTTGATGGGTTTGCTAAATTCCAAACTGTTACTCCCGAAGCAATGTCAAATGCATATGACTTCCTGTTTGACATCAATGTAAAAGGATATTTCAATGGGGCAAAGGCGTCAGTGGAGGAATTGAAGAAAACAGGCGGTAATATGATTTTCACTGTGTCAGGTGCGGGGTTCTATCCTGATGGGGGAGGAGTCTGGTACACCGCCAGCAAACACGCACAAATTGGTTTATTGCGCCAGCTTGCGTTTGAGCTTGCTCCTGATATAAGAGTGAATGCTGTTGCTCCGGGAGGAACGTTGACAGCACTAAATGTCATTTCTCCGCTTCAGCCATTTGTAAAAATGGTAGATAACGAGACAAAAGAAAAAAGTATTAAATCACGAAATCCGCTTCGGATTGCAATGTCTTCTGAAGACCATGTAGGAGCTTACTTGCTGCTTGCTTCCGATAAAGCAAGGGCGATTACTGGAGAAGTTATATCGAGTGATGGTGGATTATCTGTCCGTGGCCTAGGATGA
- a CDS encoding aromatic-ring-hydroxylating dioxygenase subunit beta: MTIEKMLATYEFEQWLYQEAKLLDDIDFDGWFSLMHPSLKYQMPVRVNKEGTERPDYALDMYAFDDDIELLKIRVDRLKTDYAWAEIPPSRTRRLVNNVRLIDYKPNEKAVVNSYLMIYRSRSTDIHHDLISGERLDEFIFENGEWKLSKRFFIVDQTTINTRNLAIFV; the protein is encoded by the coding sequence ATGACAATTGAGAAGATGCTAGCGACATACGAATTTGAACAATGGCTCTATCAGGAAGCGAAACTGTTAGATGATATTGATTTTGATGGGTGGTTTAGTTTAATGCACCCATCATTAAAATATCAAATGCCGGTCCGTGTTAATAAGGAGGGTACAGAACGCCCAGATTATGCCTTAGATATGTATGCATTTGATGATGACATTGAATTATTGAAAATTCGTGTGGATCGTCTAAAAACGGATTATGCATGGGCTGAAATTCCTCCTTCCCGAACTAGAAGATTAGTGAACAATGTGCGGCTGATAGATTATAAGCCAAATGAAAAAGCAGTGGTAAACAGTTATTTGATGATTTACCGCAGTCGCAGTACCGATATTCATCACGATTTAATATCTGGTGAACGACTAGATGAATTTATTTTTGAAAATGGAGAATGGAAACTATCGAAACGCTTTTTCATTGTTGACCAAACGACTATTAATACAAGAAATTTAGCTATCTTTGTGTAA
- a CDS encoding aromatic ring-hydroxylating dioxygenase subunit alpha, which produces MYKTNINLEEMSQKEAIEYLNETVKPDTGAIPAYLLGDPTIYDLEHKKVFLKTWVFIGHESEIPNKNDFITRDVSGYSVIISRGADNQIRGLYNMCTHRGMKLCRADAGNKSLFTCPYHGFNFKNNGDCVGIPLQKDIYGVDLDKSQLGLHKIRVESYKGLIFGTWNDEVESLDAFLGDFKWYIDIFAGRAEMEVMGPPQRFVIHSNWKIGADNFVGDSYHTMVTHGSIAKLGMVPSATYSKKGYQIHTNNGHGLNLGTPNPDFAFPEELKDEYKANLTEEQYEVLSNLKNMIGNIFPNLSFLISHTKIKGQLISNTSMRIWRPISVDKMEVITWFLVEKNAPEDWKRRSRESFILTFSPSGIFEQDDTEVFTDITAAASGTMPLVKQLTFNYTMGLHRKPVTEFVGPGVVYDDKFTEANQRNFYRYWLDLMTK; this is translated from the coding sequence ATGTACAAAACGAACATTAATTTAGAAGAGATGTCTCAAAAAGAAGCCATTGAATACTTAAATGAAACCGTTAAACCTGACACGGGAGCCATTCCTGCCTATCTTCTTGGTGATCCAACGATATATGATTTAGAGCACAAAAAAGTATTTTTAAAAACTTGGGTATTTATTGGACATGAATCAGAAATTCCTAACAAAAATGACTTCATCACAAGGGATGTGTCTGGTTATTCGGTCATTATTTCTCGAGGTGCTGATAATCAAATCCGTGGCCTATACAATATGTGTACACACCGCGGGATGAAGCTTTGTCGCGCAGATGCTGGCAATAAGTCATTATTTACTTGTCCTTATCACGGCTTTAATTTTAAAAACAATGGAGATTGTGTCGGTATTCCATTACAAAAAGACATTTACGGTGTTGACTTAGATAAATCTCAGCTGGGTTTACACAAAATTAGAGTGGAGTCATACAAAGGACTAATATTTGGTACTTGGAATGATGAAGTAGAGTCTTTAGATGCTTTTTTAGGCGATTTTAAATGGTATATTGATATATTTGCAGGAAGAGCAGAAATGGAAGTTATGGGACCTCCGCAAAGATTCGTTATTCATTCCAATTGGAAAATCGGAGCAGATAACTTCGTAGGTGATTCCTATCATACGATGGTTACTCACGGTTCTATTGCCAAATTAGGAATGGTCCCAAGTGCAACTTATTCAAAAAAAGGCTATCAAATCCACACCAATAATGGGCATGGTTTGAACCTTGGCACACCGAATCCAGACTTCGCCTTCCCTGAAGAATTAAAGGATGAGTACAAAGCAAATCTAACGGAAGAACAATACGAGGTTCTATCTAATCTTAAGAATATGATCGGAAACATCTTTCCTAACCTATCGTTTTTAATTTCTCATACAAAAATTAAAGGCCAGTTAATCTCTAATACTTCTATGCGCATTTGGAGACCAATATCTGTGGACAAAATGGAAGTAATTACATGGTTTTTAGTTGAGAAAAATGCTCCAGAGGATTGGAAAAGACGCTCACGAGAATCATTTATTCTGACATTTAGCCCTTCAGGTATATTTGAACAGGATGACACAGAAGTATTCACAGACATTACAGCTGCTGCCTCTGGTACGATGCCATTAGTAAAACAGCTTACATTTAATTACACGATGGGCTTGCACCGTAAACCAGTCACAGAATTCGTTGGTCCAGGTGTCGTTTATGATGATAAATTTACTGAAGCCAATCAAAGAAATTTTTATCGTTACTGGCTTGACTTAATGACTAAGTGA
- the nadX gene encoding aspartate dehydrogenase: MNIGLIGGGNIGRFLLQSINTNNLLVNSKIVGIYTRNPKSAQQLAAEFDTEVFDDIQSLLQSNIDLVIEAATVEVVKEYAAQVLSSGKDLVLSSVGALSDLNFIHSLEEICKENGKKIYLPSGAIGGLDVLKAAKSNGELDSVSIITRKPPQALPGAPLDIEQVLFEGSARDAIELFPKNINVSIILSLAGLGPDKTRVKIISDPGIKKNSHNIEAAGSFGTLSLKVENDPMPNNPKTSYLAALSVLSSLKNKDAVIQVG, encoded by the coding sequence ATGAATATCGGCTTAATCGGCGGTGGAAACATTGGCAGATTCCTACTTCAAAGTATTAATACCAATAATCTCCTAGTAAATTCCAAAATTGTTGGCATTTATACCCGCAATCCAAAATCGGCACAGCAGCTAGCAGCTGAATTTGATACTGAAGTCTTTGATGATATTCAATCACTATTACAGTCGAATATAGACTTAGTTATCGAAGCTGCTACTGTCGAAGTAGTGAAAGAGTATGCTGCTCAGGTTCTAAGCAGTGGTAAGGATTTAGTACTTAGCAGTGTTGGTGCTCTCAGTGATCTGAATTTTATTCATTCGTTGGAAGAAATCTGCAAGGAGAATGGCAAAAAAATATACCTCCCCTCCGGTGCAATTGGGGGATTAGATGTCTTAAAAGCAGCGAAATCCAATGGTGAACTCGACAGTGTTTCGATTATTACAAGGAAGCCGCCTCAGGCTTTACCGGGTGCACCATTGGATATAGAACAGGTTCTTTTTGAGGGTTCTGCTCGTGATGCCATTGAGTTATTCCCAAAAAACATCAATGTTTCAATCATTTTGTCCCTTGCAGGATTAGGACCGGATAAAACCCGAGTAAAAATCATTTCTGATCCAGGTATTAAGAAAAATAGTCATAATATCGAAGCAGCAGGATCCTTTGGCACATTATCTCTAAAGGTTGAAAATGATCCTATGCCGAATAATCCAAAAACGAGTTATTTGGCTGCTCTTAGTGTATTGTCATCATTGAAAAATAAAGATGCTGTTATCCAAGTCGGTTAA
- a CDS encoding aldehyde dehydrogenase family protein translates to MISTYPFVSGKYLIGGNWYEAEKKANVTNPAYIDEVVGEVALCSKVDVDHAIATAEKAYENWSHSNIEERASSMHLAAEEIKAQVEENVTLLVRENGKVLVEAKKDLLRCVDIMHQAADELLEWWKPEILPGNQKVQIRKRARGVTAVISPWNSPMILTFKRVIPAVLTGNTVVVKPATNCPLTIMSFLKVVASYFPAGVINVVTGSGSVIGEMLCSDPRVKTIAFVGSTETGKEIMRAASGTVKNLYMELGGNDAAIIFEDANLDEDSIKRLRFGVLRAAGQVCSAIKRIYVHESRYEEVVEKLKKEFQRIRVGNGMQPDVEMGPLNNKSQYDYVKGLIKRAADSGANIISAGIQIDPESWDQGYFILPTIITGADQNSEIVRAEQFGPVIPILPFTSVEEAIKFANDSEFGLRASVWTEDEELAIQLADQLEAGAVFHNNHTVFQDLHLDFPGLKESGLSRETRHCGLEYFADSYGLGN, encoded by the coding sequence ATGATCTCAACATATCCATTTGTTTCAGGTAAGTACTTGATTGGCGGTAATTGGTATGAAGCAGAAAAAAAAGCTAATGTCACCAATCCAGCATATATAGATGAAGTTGTCGGGGAAGTAGCTTTATGCTCCAAAGTAGATGTTGATCATGCGATTGCTACAGCCGAAAAGGCATACGAGAACTGGTCCCACAGCAATATTGAGGAACGAGCAAGCAGCATGCATTTGGCAGCTGAGGAAATAAAAGCACAAGTTGAAGAGAATGTAACCTTGCTAGTACGTGAGAATGGAAAAGTACTAGTGGAAGCAAAGAAAGATTTGCTGCGCTGTGTAGATATTATGCACCAAGCAGCAGATGAACTTCTTGAATGGTGGAAGCCGGAAATATTGCCAGGCAATCAAAAGGTGCAAATTCGAAAACGTGCACGTGGTGTCACTGCCGTTATTTCACCTTGGAACTCGCCGATGATTTTAACCTTTAAGCGAGTGATTCCTGCTGTTTTGACAGGAAATACTGTAGTGGTTAAGCCAGCTACAAATTGTCCGCTCACAATTATGTCATTTTTAAAGGTGGTGGCTTCCTATTTCCCAGCAGGAGTCATTAATGTTGTAACAGGTTCGGGTAGTGTGATTGGAGAGATGCTTTGTTCTGACCCAAGAGTAAAGACGATTGCTTTCGTGGGCAGTACTGAAACGGGAAAAGAGATCATGCGTGCAGCTTCAGGTACTGTAAAGAACCTTTATATGGAACTGGGTGGAAATGATGCCGCCATTATTTTTGAAGATGCTAATCTTGATGAAGATAGTATTAAACGTCTTCGTTTCGGAGTACTTCGCGCTGCAGGCCAGGTATGTTCAGCTATAAAAAGGATTTATGTACATGAATCAAGGTATGAAGAGGTCGTAGAAAAACTAAAAAAAGAATTTCAAAGAATCAGGGTTGGCAATGGAATGCAGCCTGATGTTGAAATGGGACCTTTAAATAATAAATCGCAATATGACTATGTTAAAGGGTTAATTAAACGTGCAGCTGATTCGGGTGCAAATATCATTTCAGCTGGAATTCAGATAGATCCTGAATCATGGGATCAAGGGTACTTTATCTTACCAACGATTATTACGGGTGCAGATCAAAATAGTGAAATTGTTCGTGCGGAACAATTTGGTCCTGTTATTCCTATTTTGCCTTTTACATCCGTAGAAGAAGCCATTAAGTTTGCAAATGACAGCGAATTCGGCTTAAGAGCGTCGGTTTGGACCGAGGATGAAGAACTGGCAATCCAATTGGCAGACCAATTAGAAGCAGGAGCTGTTTTTCATAATAACCATACCGTTTTCCAAGACCTCCATCTTGATTTCCCAGGTCTAAAAGAAAGTGGACTATCTCGTGAAACAAGGCACTGTGGGTTAGAATATTTTGCAGATTCCTACGGGTTAGGCAACTGA